One window from the genome of Salvia splendens isolate huo1 chromosome 9, SspV2, whole genome shotgun sequence encodes:
- the LOC121747341 gene encoding adenylate isopentenyltransferase-like — MRLRRLPCLITKIHSPCSKSKSMSTTAPRPQKIVVVMGPTGCGKTKLSIDLISRFFPSSEIINSDKIQAYRGLDITTNKIPLSDRRNIRHHLLGHFTPSDSHPEFTPSDFRSAASAAVSDILSRRRIPFLVGGSNSLIYAFISNKFNPDTDVFSSSSSAFCREQRYHCCFLHVDVALPVLNAYLVKRVDDMLDSGMFDELREYFSSGECDSVSQSGQKKAIGVPEFEGYFRRFKEDDVEAYEGAVGAIKDNTCQLAKRQVAKIQRLRECAGWDLKKVETTAAVEGAGGRRVAEIWERQVLEPSVKIVKQFLME, encoded by the coding sequence ATGAGATTGAGAAGACTACCATGCCTTATTACAAAAATCCATTCCCCTTGTTCCAAGAGCAAGAGCATGTCCACCACCGCCCCCCGCCCCCAAAAAATCGTGGTGGTCATGGGCCCCACCGGCTGCGGCAAGACCAAACTCTCCATCGACCTCATCTCCCGCTTCTTCCCCTCCTCCGAAATCATCAACTCCGACAAAATCCAAGCCTACCGCGGCCTCGACATCACCACCAACAAAATCCCCCTCTCCGACCGCAGAAACATCCGCCACCACCTCCTCGGCCACTTCACCCCCTCCGATTCCCACCCCGAATTCACCCCCTCCGACTTCCgctccgccgcctccgccgccgtctCCGACATCCTCTCCCGCCGCCGCATCCCCTTCCTCGTCGGCGGCTCCAATTCCCTAATCTACGCATTCATCTCTAACAAATTCAACCCGGACACCGAcgtcttctcctcctcctcctctgcctTCTGCCGGGAGCAGCGCTACCACTGCTGCTTCCTCCACGTCGACGTCGCGCTGCCGGTGCTCAACGCCTACCTCGTCAAGCGCGTCGACGACATGCTGGACTCGGGCATGTTCGACGAGCTGAGGGAATATTTCAGCAGCGGCGAGTGTGACTCAGTGAGTCAGAGCGGGCAGAAGAAAGCCATCGGGGTCCCGGAATTCGAGGGGTATTTTCGACGTTTCAAGGAGGATGACGTGGAGGCGTACGAGGGGGCGGTGGGGGCCATCAAGGACAACACGTGTCAGCTGGCGAAAAGGCAGGTCGCCAAGATCCAACGGCTGAGGGAGTGCGCCGGGTGGGATCTGAAAAAGGTGGAGACGACGGCGGCGGTGGAGGGGGCCGGTGGGAGGAGGGTGGCGGAGATTTGGGAGAGGCAGGTGTTGGAACCAAGCGTGAAGATTGTGAAGCAGTTCTTGATGGAGTAG
- the LOC121747656 gene encoding VQ motif-containing protein 20-like yields the protein MKKGMSPNLNCNGSEVARGVSNSSRHPMRISKDSHVIQKPPSNHHPSAGAKPRQPLIIYTHSPKVIHAAPSNFMKLVQRLTGQSDDGDGEAATEAAAKVEVETVKEEDEKVDTSSGGFGNTVGGGIGSYEENYEMASSLDDRRFVADVNQDPAALYRMPYLVEAEPQLNGSSDFYCSPRTSAMFQSAMAASAISPYMDYMKPYTDY from the coding sequence ATGAAGAAAGGAATGAGCCCTAATTTAAATTGTAACGGTAGTGAAGTCGCAAGGGGAGTGAGCAACAGTTCACGTCATCCGATGCGAATCAGCAAAGATTCGCACGTCATCCAAAAACCCCCTTCTAATCACCATCCATCCGCCGGCGCGAAGCCGCGGCAGCCGTTGATCATATACACGCACTCGCCGAAGGTCATCCACGCCGCGCCGAGCAACTTCATGAAGCTGGTGCAGAGGCTCACCGGCCAGTCCGACGACGGCGACGGGGAGGCAGCTACCGAGGCCGCGGCAAAAGTGGAGGTGGAGACGGTGAAGGAGGAGGACGAAAAAGTAGACACCAGCAGCGGCGGATTTGGCAATACCGTTGGCGGCGGCATCGGATCGTACGAAGAGAATTATGAAATGGCGTCGTCGCTTGATGATCGGAGATTTGTTGCCGACGTGAATCAGGATCCGGCGGCGTTGTACAGAATGCCGTATTTGGTGGAGGCGGAGCCGCAATTAAATGGATCGAGTGATTTCTATTGCTCGCCGCGGACGAGCGCGATGTTCCAATCTGCGATGGCTGCCAGCGCGATCTCACCGTACATGGATTACATGAAGCCGTATACCGATTACTGA
- the LOC121749830 gene encoding uncharacterized protein LOC121749830 produces MPPIVTSDSSSPKASPRFRTRGTRRSSTRRRSLSSARTTQSATFSACNCTEMRTFCLPDTRIQTTSQSSPMQAYNQAINDLDKELDHLKNAFEVELARHNASQQREF; encoded by the exons ATGCCCCCGATCGTTACGAGCGATTCGTCGTCCCCGAAGGCGTCTCCTA GGTTTCGTACGAGAGGGACACGGAGATCATCAACGCGGCGACGTTCACTGTCGAGCGCGAGGACCACACAATCGGCAACATTCTCCGCAT gCAATTGCACAGAGATGAGAACGTTTTGTTTGCCGGATACAAGG ATCCAAACCACGAGCCAATCTTCGCCAATGCAGGCATATAATCAGGCTATCAATGATCTGGACAAGGAACTCGATCATTTGAAAAACGCATTTGAG GTTGAGTTGGCAAGGCACAATGCAAGTCAACAACGGGAGTTCTAA